DNA sequence from the Pseudomonadota bacterium genome:
TGCTTTTCTGCTTGCCGCCGGTGCCCTTGTCGCGGCCGGCCAGTTGCTTTTCCTTTCGGAGCCCAGGCGGCCGGTGGCGGACGAGCTTCGCTACATCGACTACGCGCTTAACCTTCTCCACCACCAGCGCTTCGGGCTTTCCGGCGGCGCGCTTGCGGAACCGGCCGCGCCGGGGAACGCAAACATGCCGCTCTATCCGGCATGGGTCGCCGCTCTCGCCGCCTTCGACCCCGATTTGCGCGAAAGCCTGCGCTGCGTTCTTACGCAACCGGAAGGCGGTCCTTGCCCGCTCGATCTCGGCTTGCTCACCGCCGCCCAAGGCGTCCTCGTCTTGGCGAGCCTCCTTTTTCTCTGGCTCACCGCGCGCAGGCTTTGCCGAAGCCCCGTCGTTGCCTGGCTTGCCGCCGCGCTGGGCGGCTGGATCCCGCTCGCTTACGCGAACATGGCCCTGACGGAAAATCTGATTTTTCCTTTCTTCTTCGCCTTCAGCTTCTTCCTTGTTCTGGCCTGGCAGACCGGAAGGGCGCGCTGGTGGTTCGCGGCGGGCCTGGCCATCGGCCTCGCCACCCTCACCCGGCCGGAATACGCCTACGCGTTTTACGCGCTCGCCGTAACGGCTTTTGCACTCGCGATCGGAAAATGGCGCAAGGCGTTCGTTCTCAACGCCGGCGTCGCGGTTCTCGGCTACGCCCTTGTCGTTGCGCCGTGGACGGCCCGCAACGCCCACCACTTCGATTCGCCCG
Encoded proteins:
- a CDS encoding glycosyltransferase family 39 protein, with product MREERRLRFREALAFLLAAGALVAAGQLLFLSEPRRPVADELRYIDYALNLLHHQRFGLSGGALAEPAAPGNANMPLYPAWVAALAAFDPDLRESLRCVLTQPEGGPCPLDLGLLTAAQGVLVLASLLFLWLTARRLCRSPVVAWLAAALGGWIPLAYANMALTENLIFPFFFAFSFFLVLAWQTGRARWWFAAGLAIGLATLTRPEYAYAFYALAVTAFALAIGKWRKAFVLNAGVAVLGYALVVAPWTARNAHHFDSPALTQGYDGHILAQRVAYNRMSWEELGVAFVYWLPDFGDTLARHLFPEALYAKLGWEAGSYYRTVSTEVYRESLARAGTTTKVVPDLIRVEILGNPVKHFFVTLPLLLRGIFVSTYWGLLGFLCFLVLLGSALRRHASSVAVAALPAWFMAFFYAAVSVSIPRYNLNLVPMYAIGMAWVFHEAGAQVWRRFLPRAA